From a region of the Andrena cerasifolii isolate SP2316 chromosome 13, iyAndCera1_principal, whole genome shotgun sequence genome:
- the LOC143375828 gene encoding uncharacterized protein LOC143375828 isoform X3, whose translation MQDSQNDIKKLRRENEQLRREIWSLRDEYDKLEEILKRQKSREESEDYDEDHTDEDDGLQSDYSFEEEEDVCDEDEDTQDACKRMNKSEQLENAENQKISTEKMNSSLHRLHVDFDDLSVVDEEEELKKDKEKVSSEDGQQSKEEKSPPPILKPRHLHENIPFYPGTYEPPTALNSSNYYSDCPFKFPSTANLMMPSETTGMLSSPCTRLHTDPLLSLPFLSGPDMDEQMLHAPPAGWQNNIVLPQKQATQFGPAELGVPPGMQAFGGVHQEHTKQQQLVPTTSGYSNYPTMLQRRNVGLKQSGGLFDTNPFGGSNTERMVTENGWGLDVDSSSSKDMKGQSDSKKKDAEGSFEKPRHFFAPLPSKLKRQGEQSSPTISHFETATSSSSGKTESTVVSKSHYMLQKGSADVYVNGAIPFEETIYRSKPEQRTFLSTENLLITDDKSSAGNQLTKSMSCQDLASDSQNPSIDQAEGIQQMLTQSDNTLDTTTDIKPFKSHISVTLRKPRLKQAASPETPEIPKLPSIDYRLFKNPFLRTFDPTCGYVDQNNVTRPLSVQVNDDSLCYYPPQPDAATFHRGVHPGDRYKPTQTDQSRLLIPSTQLTNGKVVSPPSKHEIQVTSFEKPSPHTLIGPPNPYEFNTLRRLNANPYLQSQNLYQNMPFAPRGNLYPQRGMMFYDSLALKVPVQTQTSIDGDSHHEDEQTLSHEESAPSTPSGQCRRRLARKEKSNLAKDAKTLSPAAQRRLKKQSSVTSSEVPESPGKAARKRHRRLSITTTTTSEGQEDKHGSRSSSSGQDSPKKDQVRRVSLYFNAKKRPSLASVKTARSGSLEISKEKDLANSSERERTNSVSSREIAGAKSRKTSTSSGNLPWCACWGNGCL comes from the exons GTCAGAACGACATCAAGAAGCTGCGCAGGGAGAACGAGCAGCTGCGCAGGGAGATATGGAGCCTCAGGGACGAGTACGACAAGCTCGAGGAGATCCTGAAGAGGCAGAAGAGCCGCGAAGAAAGCGAAGATTACGACGAG GATCACACCGACGAGGATGACGGCCTGCAGTCGGATTACTcgttcgaggaggaggaggacgtctgcgacgaagacgaggacacCCAGGACGCCTGCAAGAGGATGAACAAGTCAGAGCAGCTCGAGAACGCGGAGAACCAGAAGATTTCCACGGAGAAGATGAACAGCAGCCTGCACAGGCTGCACGTGGACTTCGATGATCTGTCGGTggtcgacgaggaggaggaattGAAGAAGGATAAGGAGAAGGTGTCCTCGGAGGATGGGCAACAGTCCAAGGAAGAGAAAAGCCCTCCGCCGATACTCAAACCTAGACATCTCCACGAGAACATCCCCTTCTACCCTGGCACCTACGAACCGCCCACTGCGCTCAACAGTTCCAACTACTACAGTGATTGCCCCTTCAAGTTCCCAAGCACTGCCAACCTGATGATGCCCTCTGAGACGACAGGAATGCTTTCTTCGCCATGTACAAGGCTGCACACCGACCCGCTCCTTTCACTTCCATTTCTATCTGGCCCAGACATGGACGAGCAGATGTTGCACGCGCCACCTGCCGGCTGGCAGAACAATATCGTGCTTCCTCAGAAACAGGCCACGCAGTTTGGGCCTGCCGAGCTTGGAGTCCCGCCAGGGATGCAGGCGTTTGGGGGTGTCCATCAGGAGCATACGAAGCAGCAGCAGCTAGTGCCAACAACCAGTGGGTACTCCAACTATCCAACCATGCTTCAGAGGAGGAACGTTGGTCTGAAGCAGTCCGGAGGTCTGTTCGACACAAACCCATTTGGTGGATCCAATACTGAGAGGATGGTGACTGAGAATGGCTGGGGGTTGGATGTAGACTCGTCCAGCTCGAAGGATATGAAGGGTCAGAGTGATTCGAAGAAGAAGGACGCAGAGGGAAGCTTTGAAAAGCCCAGGCACTTTTTCGCGCCACTGCCATCGAAGCTGAAGAGGCAAGGGGAGCAGTCGTCGCCAACGATCAGCCATTTCGAGACCGCCACCAGCTCCAGCAGCGGCAAGACCGAGTCCACTGTGGTCTCCAAGAGTCATTACATGCTTCAGAAGGGGTCAGCTGACGTGTACGTGAACGGAGCAATCCCGTTCGAGGAGACTATCTACAGGAGCAAGCCTGAGCAGAGGACGTTCCTTAGCACTGAGAACTTGCTGATCACCGATGATAAATCCAGCGCAGGCAATCAGCTGACGAAGTCCATGTCCTGTCAGGACCTGGCCAGCGACTCCCAGAACCCCTCCATCGACCAAGCTGAAGGAATACAGCAGATGCTGACTCAGAGCGACAACACCCTGGACACCACTACAGACATCAAGCCCTTCAAATCCCACATCAGCGTGACTCTGAGGAAGCCTCGTCTGAAGCAAGCAGCTAGCCCAGAGACTCCTGAGATCCCCAAGCTGCCCTCCATAGACTACCGCCTCTTCAAGAACCCTTTCCTCCGGACGTTCGACCCAACCTGCGGCTACGTAGACCAGAACAACGTGACGAGGCCCCTGTCGGTCCAAGTGAACGACGACAGTCTCTGCTACTACCCACCACAGCCTGACGCGGCAACCTTCCACCGCGGGGTCCACCCAGGCGACAGATACAAGCCAACCCAGACCGACCAGAGTCGCCTGCTGATCCCTTCCACTCAGTTAACTAACGGGAAAGTGGTGTCACCACCTAGTAAGCACGAGATCCAGGTGACGTCCTTCGAGAAACCGAGCCCGCACACGCTGATCGGCCCTCCGAACCCGTATGAGTTCAACACCCTGCGAAGGCTGAACGCCAATCCCTATCTGCAGAGCCAGAACCTGTACCAGAACATGCCGTTCGCGCCGAGAGGCAACTTGTACCCGCAGAGGGGCATGATGTTCTACGACAGCCTGGCACTGAAGGTGCCAGTGCAGACGCAGACCTCCATAGACGGGGACTCCCATCACGAGGACGAGCAGACGTTGTCGCACGAGGAGAGCGCGCCTAGCACCCCCAGTGGCCAGTGTCGGCGGAGATTGGCGAGGAAGGAAAAGAGCAACCTGGCCAAGGATGCGAAGACTCTGTCGCCAGCAGCCCAGAGGAGGTTGAAGAAGCAGAGTAGCGTCACGTCGTCCGAGGTGCCAGAGTCGCCTGGCAAGGCTGCTAGGAAGAGGCACAGGAGGCTCAGTATTactaccaccaccacctccGAGGGTCAGGAGGACAAGCACGGTAGCAGATCGTCCTCGTCGGGCCAGGACTCGCCCAAGAAGGACCAGGTGAGGAGGGTGTCCTTGTACTTCAACGCCAAGAAGAGGCCGTCCCTGGCGTCCGTTAAGACTGCCAGGAGCGGGAGTCTGGAGATCTCCAAGGAGAAGGACTTGGCCAACAGCTCGGAAAGGGAGAGGACCAACTCTGTCAGCAGCAGGGAGATCGCTGGCGCTAAGTCAAGGAAGACTAGCACCAGCAGCGGAAACTTGCCTTGGTGCGCCTGCTGGGGCAACGGGTGCCTTTAG
- the LOC143375828 gene encoding uncharacterized protein LOC143375828 isoform X4, with protein sequence MNKSEQLENAENQKISTEKMNSSLHRLHVDFDDLSVVDEEEELKKDKEKVSSEDGQQSKEEKSPPPILKPRHLHENIPFYPGTYEPPTALNSSNYYSDCPFKFPSTANLMMPSETTGMLSSPCTRLHTDPLLSLPFLSGPDMDEQMLHAPPAGWQNNIVLPQKQATQFGPAELGVPPGMQAFGGVHQEHTKQQQLVPTTSGYSNYPTMLQRRNVGLKQSGGLFDTNPFGGSNTERMVTENGWGLDVDSSSSKDMKGQSDSKKKDAEGSFEKPRHFFAPLPSKLKRQGEQSSPTISHFETATSSSSGKTESTVVSKSHYMLQKGSADVYVNGAIPFEETIYRSKPEQRTFLSTENLLITDDKSSAGNQLTKSMSCQDLASDSQNPSIDQAEGIQQMLTQSDNTLDTTTDIKPFKSHISVTLRKPRLKQAASPETPEIPKLPSIDYRLFKNPFLRTFDPTCGYVDQNNVTRPLSVQVNDDSLCYYPPQPDAATFHRGVHPGDRYKPTQTDQSRLLIPSTQLTNGKVVSPPSKHEIQVTSFEKPSPHTLIGPPNPYEFNTLRRLNANPYLQSQNLYQNMPFAPRGNLYPQRGMMFYDSLALKVPVQTQTSIDGDSHHEDEQTLSHEESAPSTPSGQCRRRLARKEKSNLAKDAKTLSPAAQRRLKKQSSVTSSEVPESPGKAARKRHRRLSITTTTTSEGQEDKHGSRSSSSGQDSPKKDQVRRVSLYFNAKKRPSLASVKTARSGSLEISKEKDLANSSERERTNSVSSREIAGAKSRKTSTSSGNLPWCACWGNGCL encoded by the coding sequence ATGAACAAGTCAGAGCAGCTCGAGAACGCGGAGAACCAGAAGATTTCCACGGAGAAGATGAACAGCAGCCTGCACAGGCTGCACGTGGACTTCGATGATCTGTCGGTggtcgacgaggaggaggaattGAAGAAGGATAAGGAGAAGGTGTCCTCGGAGGATGGGCAACAGTCCAAGGAAGAGAAAAGCCCTCCGCCGATACTCAAACCTAGACATCTCCACGAGAACATCCCCTTCTACCCTGGCACCTACGAACCGCCCACTGCGCTCAACAGTTCCAACTACTACAGTGATTGCCCCTTCAAGTTCCCAAGCACTGCCAACCTGATGATGCCCTCTGAGACGACAGGAATGCTTTCTTCGCCATGTACAAGGCTGCACACCGACCCGCTCCTTTCACTTCCATTTCTATCTGGCCCAGACATGGACGAGCAGATGTTGCACGCGCCACCTGCCGGCTGGCAGAACAATATCGTGCTTCCTCAGAAACAGGCCACGCAGTTTGGGCCTGCCGAGCTTGGAGTCCCGCCAGGGATGCAGGCGTTTGGGGGTGTCCATCAGGAGCATACGAAGCAGCAGCAGCTAGTGCCAACAACCAGTGGGTACTCCAACTATCCAACCATGCTTCAGAGGAGGAACGTTGGTCTGAAGCAGTCCGGAGGTCTGTTCGACACAAACCCATTTGGTGGATCCAATACTGAGAGGATGGTGACTGAGAATGGCTGGGGGTTGGATGTAGACTCGTCCAGCTCGAAGGATATGAAGGGTCAGAGTGATTCGAAGAAGAAGGACGCAGAGGGAAGCTTTGAAAAGCCCAGGCACTTTTTCGCGCCACTGCCATCGAAGCTGAAGAGGCAAGGGGAGCAGTCGTCGCCAACGATCAGCCATTTCGAGACCGCCACCAGCTCCAGCAGCGGCAAGACCGAGTCCACTGTGGTCTCCAAGAGTCATTACATGCTTCAGAAGGGGTCAGCTGACGTGTACGTGAACGGAGCAATCCCGTTCGAGGAGACTATCTACAGGAGCAAGCCTGAGCAGAGGACGTTCCTTAGCACTGAGAACTTGCTGATCACCGATGATAAATCCAGCGCAGGCAATCAGCTGACGAAGTCCATGTCCTGTCAGGACCTGGCCAGCGACTCCCAGAACCCCTCCATCGACCAAGCTGAAGGAATACAGCAGATGCTGACTCAGAGCGACAACACCCTGGACACCACTACAGACATCAAGCCCTTCAAATCCCACATCAGCGTGACTCTGAGGAAGCCTCGTCTGAAGCAAGCAGCTAGCCCAGAGACTCCTGAGATCCCCAAGCTGCCCTCCATAGACTACCGCCTCTTCAAGAACCCTTTCCTCCGGACGTTCGACCCAACCTGCGGCTACGTAGACCAGAACAACGTGACGAGGCCCCTGTCGGTCCAAGTGAACGACGACAGTCTCTGCTACTACCCACCACAGCCTGACGCGGCAACCTTCCACCGCGGGGTCCACCCAGGCGACAGATACAAGCCAACCCAGACCGACCAGAGTCGCCTGCTGATCCCTTCCACTCAGTTAACTAACGGGAAAGTGGTGTCACCACCTAGTAAGCACGAGATCCAGGTGACGTCCTTCGAGAAACCGAGCCCGCACACGCTGATCGGCCCTCCGAACCCGTATGAGTTCAACACCCTGCGAAGGCTGAACGCCAATCCCTATCTGCAGAGCCAGAACCTGTACCAGAACATGCCGTTCGCGCCGAGAGGCAACTTGTACCCGCAGAGGGGCATGATGTTCTACGACAGCCTGGCACTGAAGGTGCCAGTGCAGACGCAGACCTCCATAGACGGGGACTCCCATCACGAGGACGAGCAGACGTTGTCGCACGAGGAGAGCGCGCCTAGCACCCCCAGTGGCCAGTGTCGGCGGAGATTGGCGAGGAAGGAAAAGAGCAACCTGGCCAAGGATGCGAAGACTCTGTCGCCAGCAGCCCAGAGGAGGTTGAAGAAGCAGAGTAGCGTCACGTCGTCCGAGGTGCCAGAGTCGCCTGGCAAGGCTGCTAGGAAGAGGCACAGGAGGCTCAGTATTactaccaccaccacctccGAGGGTCAGGAGGACAAGCACGGTAGCAGATCGTCCTCGTCGGGCCAGGACTCGCCCAAGAAGGACCAGGTGAGGAGGGTGTCCTTGTACTTCAACGCCAAGAAGAGGCCGTCCCTGGCGTCCGTTAAGACTGCCAGGAGCGGGAGTCTGGAGATCTCCAAGGAGAAGGACTTGGCCAACAGCTCGGAAAGGGAGAGGACCAACTCTGTCAGCAGCAGGGAGATCGCTGGCGCTAAGTCAAGGAAGACTAGCACCAGCAGCGGAAACTTGCCTTGGTGCGCCTGCTGGGGCAACGGGTGCCTTTAG
- the LOC143375828 gene encoding uncharacterized protein LOC143375828 isoform X1 yields MMAGTGVSVGGAGMLRTRRRDVSVKPNRKLDRKSSRGMIYENEELRLRTIHINAEVEQGQNDIKKLRRENEQLRREIWSLRDEYDKLEEILKRQKSREESEDYDEDHTDEDDGLQSDYSFEEEEDVCDEDEDTQDACKRMNKSEQLENAENQKISTEKMNSSLHRLHVDFDDLSVVDEEEELKKDKEKVSSEDGQQSKEEKSPPPILKPRHLHENIPFYPGTYEPPTALNSSNYYSDCPFKFPSTANLMMPSETTGMLSSPCTRLHTDPLLSLPFLSGPDMDEQMLHAPPAGWQNNIVLPQKQATQFGPAELGVPPGMQAFGGVHQEHTKQQQLVPTTSGYSNYPTMLQRRNVGLKQSGGLFDTNPFGGSNTERMVTENGWGLDVDSSSSKDMKGQSDSKKKDAEGSFEKPRHFFAPLPSKLKRQGEQSSPTISHFETATSSSSGKTESTVVSKSHYMLQKGSADVYVNGAIPFEETIYRSKPEQRTFLSTENLLITDDKSSAGNQLTKSMSCQDLASDSQNPSIDQAEGIQQMLTQSDNTLDTTTDIKPFKSHISVTLRKPRLKQAASPETPEIPKLPSIDYRLFKNPFLRTFDPTCGYVDQNNVTRPLSVQVNDDSLCYYPPQPDAATFHRGVHPGDRYKPTQTDQSRLLIPSTQLTNGKVVSPPSKHEIQVTSFEKPSPHTLIGPPNPYEFNTLRRLNANPYLQSQNLYQNMPFAPRGNLYPQRGMMFYDSLALKVPVQTQTSIDGDSHHEDEQTLSHEESAPSTPSGQCRRRLARKEKSNLAKDAKTLSPAAQRRLKKQSSVTSSEVPESPGKAARKRHRRLSITTTTTSEGQEDKHGSRSSSSGQDSPKKDQVRRVSLYFNAKKRPSLASVKTARSGSLEISKEKDLANSSERERTNSVSSREIAGAKSRKTSTSSGNLPWCACWGNGCL; encoded by the exons GTCAGAACGACATCAAGAAGCTGCGCAGGGAGAACGAGCAGCTGCGCAGGGAGATATGGAGCCTCAGGGACGAGTACGACAAGCTCGAGGAGATCCTGAAGAGGCAGAAGAGCCGCGAAGAAAGCGAAGATTACGACGAG GATCACACCGACGAGGATGACGGCCTGCAGTCGGATTACTcgttcgaggaggaggaggacgtctgcgacgaagacgaggacacCCAGGACGCCTGCAAGAGGATGAACAAGTCAGAGCAGCTCGAGAACGCGGAGAACCAGAAGATTTCCACGGAGAAGATGAACAGCAGCCTGCACAGGCTGCACGTGGACTTCGATGATCTGTCGGTggtcgacgaggaggaggaattGAAGAAGGATAAGGAGAAGGTGTCCTCGGAGGATGGGCAACAGTCCAAGGAAGAGAAAAGCCCTCCGCCGATACTCAAACCTAGACATCTCCACGAGAACATCCCCTTCTACCCTGGCACCTACGAACCGCCCACTGCGCTCAACAGTTCCAACTACTACAGTGATTGCCCCTTCAAGTTCCCAAGCACTGCCAACCTGATGATGCCCTCTGAGACGACAGGAATGCTTTCTTCGCCATGTACAAGGCTGCACACCGACCCGCTCCTTTCACTTCCATTTCTATCTGGCCCAGACATGGACGAGCAGATGTTGCACGCGCCACCTGCCGGCTGGCAGAACAATATCGTGCTTCCTCAGAAACAGGCCACGCAGTTTGGGCCTGCCGAGCTTGGAGTCCCGCCAGGGATGCAGGCGTTTGGGGGTGTCCATCAGGAGCATACGAAGCAGCAGCAGCTAGTGCCAACAACCAGTGGGTACTCCAACTATCCAACCATGCTTCAGAGGAGGAACGTTGGTCTGAAGCAGTCCGGAGGTCTGTTCGACACAAACCCATTTGGTGGATCCAATACTGAGAGGATGGTGACTGAGAATGGCTGGGGGTTGGATGTAGACTCGTCCAGCTCGAAGGATATGAAGGGTCAGAGTGATTCGAAGAAGAAGGACGCAGAGGGAAGCTTTGAAAAGCCCAGGCACTTTTTCGCGCCACTGCCATCGAAGCTGAAGAGGCAAGGGGAGCAGTCGTCGCCAACGATCAGCCATTTCGAGACCGCCACCAGCTCCAGCAGCGGCAAGACCGAGTCCACTGTGGTCTCCAAGAGTCATTACATGCTTCAGAAGGGGTCAGCTGACGTGTACGTGAACGGAGCAATCCCGTTCGAGGAGACTATCTACAGGAGCAAGCCTGAGCAGAGGACGTTCCTTAGCACTGAGAACTTGCTGATCACCGATGATAAATCCAGCGCAGGCAATCAGCTGACGAAGTCCATGTCCTGTCAGGACCTGGCCAGCGACTCCCAGAACCCCTCCATCGACCAAGCTGAAGGAATACAGCAGATGCTGACTCAGAGCGACAACACCCTGGACACCACTACAGACATCAAGCCCTTCAAATCCCACATCAGCGTGACTCTGAGGAAGCCTCGTCTGAAGCAAGCAGCTAGCCCAGAGACTCCTGAGATCCCCAAGCTGCCCTCCATAGACTACCGCCTCTTCAAGAACCCTTTCCTCCGGACGTTCGACCCAACCTGCGGCTACGTAGACCAGAACAACGTGACGAGGCCCCTGTCGGTCCAAGTGAACGACGACAGTCTCTGCTACTACCCACCACAGCCTGACGCGGCAACCTTCCACCGCGGGGTCCACCCAGGCGACAGATACAAGCCAACCCAGACCGACCAGAGTCGCCTGCTGATCCCTTCCACTCAGTTAACTAACGGGAAAGTGGTGTCACCACCTAGTAAGCACGAGATCCAGGTGACGTCCTTCGAGAAACCGAGCCCGCACACGCTGATCGGCCCTCCGAACCCGTATGAGTTCAACACCCTGCGAAGGCTGAACGCCAATCCCTATCTGCAGAGCCAGAACCTGTACCAGAACATGCCGTTCGCGCCGAGAGGCAACTTGTACCCGCAGAGGGGCATGATGTTCTACGACAGCCTGGCACTGAAGGTGCCAGTGCAGACGCAGACCTCCATAGACGGGGACTCCCATCACGAGGACGAGCAGACGTTGTCGCACGAGGAGAGCGCGCCTAGCACCCCCAGTGGCCAGTGTCGGCGGAGATTGGCGAGGAAGGAAAAGAGCAACCTGGCCAAGGATGCGAAGACTCTGTCGCCAGCAGCCCAGAGGAGGTTGAAGAAGCAGAGTAGCGTCACGTCGTCCGAGGTGCCAGAGTCGCCTGGCAAGGCTGCTAGGAAGAGGCACAGGAGGCTCAGTATTactaccaccaccacctccGAGGGTCAGGAGGACAAGCACGGTAGCAGATCGTCCTCGTCGGGCCAGGACTCGCCCAAGAAGGACCAGGTGAGGAGGGTGTCCTTGTACTTCAACGCCAAGAAGAGGCCGTCCCTGGCGTCCGTTAAGACTGCCAGGAGCGGGAGTCTGGAGATCTCCAAGGAGAAGGACTTGGCCAACAGCTCGGAAAGGGAGAGGACCAACTCTGTCAGCAGCAGGGAGATCGCTGGCGCTAAGTCAAGGAAGACTAGCACCAGCAGCGGAAACTTGCCTTGGTGCGCCTGCTGGGGCAACGGGTGCCTTTAG
- the LOC143375828 gene encoding uncharacterized protein LOC143375828 isoform X2, with protein MQRRERGRSRTEEKASQNDIKKLRRENEQLRREIWSLRDEYDKLEEILKRQKSREESEDYDEDHTDEDDGLQSDYSFEEEEDVCDEDEDTQDACKRMNKSEQLENAENQKISTEKMNSSLHRLHVDFDDLSVVDEEEELKKDKEKVSSEDGQQSKEEKSPPPILKPRHLHENIPFYPGTYEPPTALNSSNYYSDCPFKFPSTANLMMPSETTGMLSSPCTRLHTDPLLSLPFLSGPDMDEQMLHAPPAGWQNNIVLPQKQATQFGPAELGVPPGMQAFGGVHQEHTKQQQLVPTTSGYSNYPTMLQRRNVGLKQSGGLFDTNPFGGSNTERMVTENGWGLDVDSSSSKDMKGQSDSKKKDAEGSFEKPRHFFAPLPSKLKRQGEQSSPTISHFETATSSSSGKTESTVVSKSHYMLQKGSADVYVNGAIPFEETIYRSKPEQRTFLSTENLLITDDKSSAGNQLTKSMSCQDLASDSQNPSIDQAEGIQQMLTQSDNTLDTTTDIKPFKSHISVTLRKPRLKQAASPETPEIPKLPSIDYRLFKNPFLRTFDPTCGYVDQNNVTRPLSVQVNDDSLCYYPPQPDAATFHRGVHPGDRYKPTQTDQSRLLIPSTQLTNGKVVSPPSKHEIQVTSFEKPSPHTLIGPPNPYEFNTLRRLNANPYLQSQNLYQNMPFAPRGNLYPQRGMMFYDSLALKVPVQTQTSIDGDSHHEDEQTLSHEESAPSTPSGQCRRRLARKEKSNLAKDAKTLSPAAQRRLKKQSSVTSSEVPESPGKAARKRHRRLSITTTTTSEGQEDKHGSRSSSSGQDSPKKDQVRRVSLYFNAKKRPSLASVKTARSGSLEISKEKDLANSSERERTNSVSSREIAGAKSRKTSTSSGNLPWCACWGNGCL; from the exons GTCAGAACGACATCAAGAAGCTGCGCAGGGAGAACGAGCAGCTGCGCAGGGAGATATGGAGCCTCAGGGACGAGTACGACAAGCTCGAGGAGATCCTGAAGAGGCAGAAGAGCCGCGAAGAAAGCGAAGATTACGACGAG GATCACACCGACGAGGATGACGGCCTGCAGTCGGATTACTcgttcgaggaggaggaggacgtctgcgacgaagacgaggacacCCAGGACGCCTGCAAGAGGATGAACAAGTCAGAGCAGCTCGAGAACGCGGAGAACCAGAAGATTTCCACGGAGAAGATGAACAGCAGCCTGCACAGGCTGCACGTGGACTTCGATGATCTGTCGGTggtcgacgaggaggaggaattGAAGAAGGATAAGGAGAAGGTGTCCTCGGAGGATGGGCAACAGTCCAAGGAAGAGAAAAGCCCTCCGCCGATACTCAAACCTAGACATCTCCACGAGAACATCCCCTTCTACCCTGGCACCTACGAACCGCCCACTGCGCTCAACAGTTCCAACTACTACAGTGATTGCCCCTTCAAGTTCCCAAGCACTGCCAACCTGATGATGCCCTCTGAGACGACAGGAATGCTTTCTTCGCCATGTACAAGGCTGCACACCGACCCGCTCCTTTCACTTCCATTTCTATCTGGCCCAGACATGGACGAGCAGATGTTGCACGCGCCACCTGCCGGCTGGCAGAACAATATCGTGCTTCCTCAGAAACAGGCCACGCAGTTTGGGCCTGCCGAGCTTGGAGTCCCGCCAGGGATGCAGGCGTTTGGGGGTGTCCATCAGGAGCATACGAAGCAGCAGCAGCTAGTGCCAACAACCAGTGGGTACTCCAACTATCCAACCATGCTTCAGAGGAGGAACGTTGGTCTGAAGCAGTCCGGAGGTCTGTTCGACACAAACCCATTTGGTGGATCCAATACTGAGAGGATGGTGACTGAGAATGGCTGGGGGTTGGATGTAGACTCGTCCAGCTCGAAGGATATGAAGGGTCAGAGTGATTCGAAGAAGAAGGACGCAGAGGGAAGCTTTGAAAAGCCCAGGCACTTTTTCGCGCCACTGCCATCGAAGCTGAAGAGGCAAGGGGAGCAGTCGTCGCCAACGATCAGCCATTTCGAGACCGCCACCAGCTCCAGCAGCGGCAAGACCGAGTCCACTGTGGTCTCCAAGAGTCATTACATGCTTCAGAAGGGGTCAGCTGACGTGTACGTGAACGGAGCAATCCCGTTCGAGGAGACTATCTACAGGAGCAAGCCTGAGCAGAGGACGTTCCTTAGCACTGAGAACTTGCTGATCACCGATGATAAATCCAGCGCAGGCAATCAGCTGACGAAGTCCATGTCCTGTCAGGACCTGGCCAGCGACTCCCAGAACCCCTCCATCGACCAAGCTGAAGGAATACAGCAGATGCTGACTCAGAGCGACAACACCCTGGACACCACTACAGACATCAAGCCCTTCAAATCCCACATCAGCGTGACTCTGAGGAAGCCTCGTCTGAAGCAAGCAGCTAGCCCAGAGACTCCTGAGATCCCCAAGCTGCCCTCCATAGACTACCGCCTCTTCAAGAACCCTTTCCTCCGGACGTTCGACCCAACCTGCGGCTACGTAGACCAGAACAACGTGACGAGGCCCCTGTCGGTCCAAGTGAACGACGACAGTCTCTGCTACTACCCACCACAGCCTGACGCGGCAACCTTCCACCGCGGGGTCCACCCAGGCGACAGATACAAGCCAACCCAGACCGACCAGAGTCGCCTGCTGATCCCTTCCACTCAGTTAACTAACGGGAAAGTGGTGTCACCACCTAGTAAGCACGAGATCCAGGTGACGTCCTTCGAGAAACCGAGCCCGCACACGCTGATCGGCCCTCCGAACCCGTATGAGTTCAACACCCTGCGAAGGCTGAACGCCAATCCCTATCTGCAGAGCCAGAACCTGTACCAGAACATGCCGTTCGCGCCGAGAGGCAACTTGTACCCGCAGAGGGGCATGATGTTCTACGACAGCCTGGCACTGAAGGTGCCAGTGCAGACGCAGACCTCCATAGACGGGGACTCCCATCACGAGGACGAGCAGACGTTGTCGCACGAGGAGAGCGCGCCTAGCACCCCCAGTGGCCAGTGTCGGCGGAGATTGGCGAGGAAGGAAAAGAGCAACCTGGCCAAGGATGCGAAGACTCTGTCGCCAGCAGCCCAGAGGAGGTTGAAGAAGCAGAGTAGCGTCACGTCGTCCGAGGTGCCAGAGTCGCCTGGCAAGGCTGCTAGGAAGAGGCACAGGAGGCTCAGTATTactaccaccaccacctccGAGGGTCAGGAGGACAAGCACGGTAGCAGATCGTCCTCGTCGGGCCAGGACTCGCCCAAGAAGGACCAGGTGAGGAGGGTGTCCTTGTACTTCAACGCCAAGAAGAGGCCGTCCCTGGCGTCCGTTAAGACTGCCAGGAGCGGGAGTCTGGAGATCTCCAAGGAGAAGGACTTGGCCAACAGCTCGGAAAGGGAGAGGACCAACTCTGTCAGCAGCAGGGAGATCGCTGGCGCTAAGTCAAGGAAGACTAGCACCAGCAGCGGAAACTTGCCTTGGTGCGCCTGCTGGGGCAACGGGTGCCTTTAG